A stretch of Eubalaena glacialis isolate mEubGla1 chromosome 10, mEubGla1.1.hap2.+ XY, whole genome shotgun sequence DNA encodes these proteins:
- the ALDH3B1 gene encoding aldehyde dehydrogenase family 3 member B1 has product MDPFADTLQRLREAFGSGRTRPAEFRAAQLKGLSRFLQENKQLLQEALAQDLHKSAFESEVSEISISQNEINLALRNLRAWMKDEKVPKNLATQLDSAFIRKEPFGLVLIIAPWNYPLNLSLEPLVGALAAGNCVLLKPSEISKSTEKVLAEVLPRYLDQSCFAVVLGGPQETGQLLEHKFDYIFFTGSPRVGKIVMAAAAKHLTPVTLELGGKNPCYVDDNCDPQTVANRVAFFRYFNSGQTCVAPDYILCSPEMQARLLPALQSAITRFYGEDPQSSPDLGRIISEKNFQRLRGLLSCGRVAIGGQSDESDRYIAPTVLVDVQETEPVMQEEIFGPILPIVNVRSLDEAIDFINRREKPLALYTFSNSNQVVKRVLAQTSSGGFCGNDGFMHMTVASLPFGGVGASGMGSYHGKFSFDTFSHHRSCLLRRPGLEKVYALRYPPHTPRNLSVLLMAVETRSCSCALL; this is encoded by the exons ATGGACCCCTTCGCGGACACGCTGCAGCGGCTGCGGGAGGCCTTCGGCTCGGGGCGCACGCGGCCGGCCGAGTTCCGGGCTGCCCAGCTGAAGGGCCTGAGCCGCTTCCTGCAAGAGAACAAGCAGCTTCTGCAGGAGGCGCTGGCGCAGGACCTGCACAag TCAGCCTTCGAGTCAGAGGTGTCTGAAATCAGCATCAGCCAGAACGAGATTAACTTGGCCCTTAGGAACCTGCGGGCCTGGATGAAGGATGAGAAAGTGCCCAAGAACCTG gccacacagctggaCTCGGCCTTCATCCGGAAGGAGCCCTTCGGCCTGGTGCTCATCATCGCCCCCTGGAACTATCCTCTGAACCTGAGCCTAGAGCCCCTGGTGGGCGCCCTCGCAGCAG GGAACTGCGTGCTGCTGAAGCCCTCGGAGATCAGCAAGAGCACTGAGAAGGTCCTGGCCGAGGTGCTGCCCCGATACCTGGACCAG AGCTGCTTTGCCGTGGTGCTGGGCGGGCCCCAGGAGACCGGGCAGCTACTGGAGCACAAGTTCGACTACATCTTCTTCACAG GGAGCCCCCGAGTCGGCAAGATCGTCATGGCTGCTGCCGCCAAGCACCTGACACCTGTCACGCTGGAGCTGGGGGGCAAGAACCCCTGCTACGTGGACGACAACTGCGACCCCCAGACCGTGGCCAACCGCGTGGCCTTCTTCCGCTATTTCAACTCTGGCCAGACCTGCGTGGCCCCCGACTATATCCTGTGCAGCCCCGAAATGCAGGCTCGACTGCTGCCCGCCCTGCAGAGTGCCATCACCCGTTTCTATGGCGAAGACCCCCAGAGCTCCCCAGACCTGGGCCGCATCATCAGTGAGAAGAATTTCCAGCGGCTCCGGGGCCTGCTGAGCTGTGGCCGAGTGGCCATCGGGGGCCAGAGTGATGAAAGCGATCGCTACATCG CTCCCACGGTGCTGGTGGACGTGCAGGAGACGGAGCCGGTGATGCAGGAGGAGATCTTCGGGCCCATCCTGCCCATCGTGAACGTGAGGAGCCTGGACGAGGCCATCGACTTCATCAACCGTCGGGAGAAGCCCCTGGCCCTGTACACCTTCTCCAACAGCAACCag GTGGTCAAGCGGGTACTGGCCCAGACCAGCAGTGGGGGCTTCTGTGGGAACGACGGCTTCATGCACATGACTGTCGCCAGCCTGCCTTTCGGAGGAGTGG GCGCCAGTGGGATGGGCAGCTACCACGGCAAGTTCTCCTTCGACACCTTCTCCCACCACCGCTCCTGCCTGCTGCGCCGCCCTGGGCTGGAGAAGGTCTACGCTCTCCGCTACCCGCCCCACACTCCACGCAACCTGAGTGTGCTGCTCATGGCCGTGGAGACCCGCAGCTGCAGCTGCGCCCTGCTCTGA
- the NDUFS8 gene encoding NADH dehydrogenase [ubiquinone] iron-sulfur protein 8, mitochondrial: MRCLTTPMLLRALAQAARAGHPSGRNLHRSTVAATYKYVNMREPSMDMKSVTDRAAQTLLWTELIRGLGMTLSYLFREPATINYPFEKGPLSPRFRGEHALRRYPSGEERCIACKLCEAVCPAQAITIEAEPRADGSRRTTRYDIDMTKCIYCGFCQEACPVDAIVEGPNFEFSTETHEELLYNKEKLLNNGDKWEAEIAANIQADYLYR, translated from the exons ATGCGCTGCCTGACCACGCCCATGCTGCTTCGGGCCCTGGCCCAGGCCGCACGTGCAG GGCATCCCAGTGGCCGGAACCTCCACAGAAGCACAGTGGCAGCCACCTACA AATATGTGAACATGCGGGAGCCCTCAATGGACATGAAGTCGGTGACCGACCGGGCAGCTCAGACCTTGCTGTGGACCGAGCTCATCCGAG GCCTGGGCATGACCCTGAGCTACCTGTTCCGAGAGCCAGCCACCATCAACTACCCATTCGAGAAGGGCCCACTGAGCCCGCGCTTCCGCGGCGAGCATGCGCTGCGCCGGTACCCGTCCGGGGAGGAGCGCTGCATCGCCTGCAAGCTCTGCGAGGCCGTCTGCCCAGCCCAG GCCATCACCATTGAGGCTGAGCCTCGGGCCGACGGCAGCCGCCGGACCACACGCTACGACATCGACATGACCAAATGCATCTACTGCGGCTTCTGCCAGGAGGCCTGCCCTGTGGACGCCATCGTTGAG GGCCCCAACTTCGAGTTCTCCACGGAGACGCACGAGGAGCTGCTCTACAACAAGGAGAAGCTGCTCAACAACGGGGACAAGTGGGAGGCCGAGATCGCCGCCAACATCCAGGCCGACTACCTCTACCGGTGA